One window of the Conexibacter sp. SYSU D00693 genome contains the following:
- a CDS encoding glycosyltransferase family 2 protein gives MKLIIQIPCLNEEEHLPGTLADLPREVAGFDVVEWLVIDDGSTDRTIDVARANGVDHIVKLTNNKGLAAGFQAGLDACLKLGADVIVNTDADNQYDGADIPKLVGPILEGRADMVVGDRETDSIEHFSPLKKRLQKLGSWVVRQASSTEIPDTTSGFRAYNREAAIQMAVVSKYTYTLETLIQAGKLLVATDHVQIRTNPKTRESRLFPSMWAYVRRNAVAITRIYAQYEPLKVFMTLAAVLFLAACVPFTRFTVAYIGGDGAGHVQSLIFGAVLFNASVVLAALGVIGDLLYGQRIMTQRIFERVRRIELQLDVPPSHYEPGAKPTGQAPTTGAHAGPHTEEREAIQL, from the coding sequence ATGAAGCTCATCATCCAGATCCCCTGCCTCAACGAGGAGGAGCACCTCCCCGGCACGCTGGCCGACCTCCCCCGCGAGGTCGCCGGCTTCGACGTCGTCGAGTGGCTGGTGATCGACGACGGGTCGACGGACCGGACGATCGACGTCGCCCGGGCCAACGGCGTGGACCACATCGTCAAGCTGACGAACAACAAGGGCCTGGCCGCCGGGTTCCAGGCGGGCCTCGACGCCTGCCTCAAGCTCGGCGCCGACGTCATCGTCAACACCGACGCCGACAACCAGTACGACGGCGCCGACATCCCGAAGCTCGTCGGGCCGATCCTCGAGGGCCGCGCGGACATGGTCGTCGGCGACCGCGAGACCGACAGCATCGAGCACTTCTCGCCGCTGAAGAAGCGCCTCCAGAAGCTCGGCTCCTGGGTCGTGCGCCAGGCCTCCAGCACGGAGATCCCGGACACGACCTCCGGCTTCCGCGCCTACAACCGCGAGGCCGCCATCCAGATGGCGGTCGTCTCGAAGTACACGTACACGCTCGAGACGCTGATCCAGGCGGGCAAGCTCCTCGTCGCCACGGACCACGTCCAGATCCGGACCAACCCGAAGACGCGCGAGTCGCGCCTGTTCCCGTCGATGTGGGCCTACGTGCGGCGCAACGCCGTCGCGATCACCCGCATCTACGCGCAGTACGAGCCGCTCAAGGTCTTCATGACGCTCGCGGCGGTGCTCTTCCTCGCCGCCTGCGTGCCGTTCACGCGCTTCACCGTCGCCTACATCGGCGGCGACGGCGCCGGCCACGTCCAGTCGCTGATCTTCGGCGCCGTGCTGTTCAACGCCTCGGTCGTGCTCGCCGCGCTCGGCGTCATCGGCGACCTGCTCTACGGGCAGCGGATCATGACCCAGCGCATCTTCGAGCGCGTGCGGCGCATCGAGCTCCAGCTCGACGTCCCGCCGTCGCACTACGAGCCCGGCGCCAAGCCCACCGGCCAGGCGCCGACGACCGGCGCGCACGCCGGTCCCCACACCGAGGAGCGGGAGGCGATCCAGCTGTGA
- a CDS encoding riboflavin synthase has translation MFTGLVEDLGTVVARDATDDGARLTVRTRLTAELGLGDSIAVNGCCLTATTIDGDVFTADAMHETLRRTSLGAVEVGGTVNLELAMKAGARLGGHLVQGHVDGTGTVAAVREDGFARVVTVAAAPELLRYVVEKGSVCVDGVSLTVARVDDDGFDVSLIPETLERTTLGAAAPDRIVNLEVDIVAKYVEKLVGAHVR, from the coding sequence GTGTTCACCGGCCTCGTCGAAGACCTGGGCACGGTCGTCGCCCGCGACGCCACGGACGACGGCGCCCGCCTCACCGTCCGCACCCGCCTGACCGCGGAGCTCGGGCTGGGCGACTCGATCGCCGTCAATGGCTGCTGCCTGACGGCGACGACGATCGACGGCGACGTCTTCACCGCCGACGCCATGCACGAGACGCTGCGGCGCACGTCGCTGGGCGCGGTGGAGGTGGGCGGGACGGTGAACCTCGAGCTGGCCATGAAGGCCGGCGCGCGCCTCGGCGGCCACCTCGTCCAGGGCCACGTCGACGGCACGGGGACCGTCGCGGCGGTCCGCGAGGACGGCTTCGCCCGCGTCGTGACGGTCGCGGCGGCGCCCGAGCTGCTGCGCTACGTCGTCGAGAAGGGCTCGGTCTGCGTCGACGGCGTCTCGCTCACCGTCGCCCGCGTCGACGACGACGGCTTCGACGTCTCGCTGATCCCCGAGACGCTCGAGCGCACCACCCTGGGCGCGGCAGCGCCCGATCGCATCGTGAACCTGGAGGTCGACATCGTGGCCAAGTACGTCGAGAAGCTCGTCGGAGCGCACGTCCGATGA
- the ribH gene encoding 6,7-dimethyl-8-ribityllumazine synthase, translating into MRVALAVARFYDELAERLVAGARVALEEGGAEVVEVVDVPGAYELPMAAKLVADSGRADAVVCLGAVIRGETDHYDWVCGACAQGIKDVQLATGVPCAFGVLTVDTYEQALARSGEGKRDSGRHAAEAVLALLAIKQRLGATV; encoded by the coding sequence GTGAGGGTCGCGCTCGCCGTCGCCCGCTTCTACGACGAGCTCGCCGAGCGGCTCGTCGCGGGCGCGCGCGTCGCGCTCGAGGAGGGCGGCGCGGAGGTCGTGGAGGTCGTGGACGTCCCCGGCGCCTACGAGCTGCCGATGGCCGCCAAGCTCGTGGCCGACAGCGGCCGGGCCGACGCGGTGGTCTGCCTCGGGGCGGTCATCCGCGGGGAGACCGACCACTACGACTGGGTCTGCGGCGCCTGTGCCCAGGGCATCAAGGACGTGCAGCTCGCCACGGGCGTGCCGTGCGCGTTCGGCGTGCTGACGGTCGACACCTACGAGCAGGCGCTGGCCCGCTCGGGCGAGGGCAAGCGCGACTCCGGGCGCCACGCGGCCGAGGCCGTCCTGGCCCTCCTGGCCATCAAGCAGCGCCTCGGCGCCACGGTCTGA
- a CDS encoding serine/threonine-protein kinase gives MPPAAPSVSLPDRYRVVRHIANGGMATVWAAEDELLGRLVAVKVLGPGYAADPDARRRFTREARAAARVSDHPHVVTIYDIGEHEGEAFIVMEHLAGGTVGQRLRAPQPVPVPMALQWLEEAASALDAAHAAEIVHRDVKPGNLLLDERGRLAVGDFGIASIQGESALTMAGQVVGTAAYLSPEQGRGEPATPASDRYALAVVAYELLCGRRPFEGDTPVAQVHQHVHAEPPEPEGVCASAADALRHGLAKDPRDRPHSAAAFVAELRRSIGDAAEAPTAVTAISPLPVEVREPRTPTPRPPRRPPAPVPAPAGHATGSDPVAPRHATGSDPERAGGGRRLPVLLATALALGAVVAIVAAALGGGGGDDGATRAGDGDRTAARTSSSERPRTSSRATQTQSSPAPAAEPKAETQAQEPDRTASDGRSPAELNDAGFALLPGDPNAAIPLLQRSVTGFREDGRTSEQPYAFALYNLGWALRLAGRPDEAIPYLEERLNYPDNTGDAKRELDRARAEAGGGTGDGGDEGGATANGTRAGKPGKGRGLAKGFRVQVKEG, from the coding sequence ATGCCGCCGGCCGCGCCGTCCGTCTCGCTCCCCGATCGCTACCGGGTCGTCCGGCACATCGCCAACGGGGGGATGGCGACCGTCTGGGCGGCCGAGGACGAGCTGCTGGGCCGCCTCGTGGCGGTCAAGGTCCTCGGCCCCGGCTACGCCGCCGACCCCGACGCCCGGCGGCGCTTCACCCGCGAGGCCCGGGCCGCCGCGCGGGTCTCCGACCACCCGCACGTCGTGACGATCTACGACATCGGCGAGCACGAGGGCGAGGCGTTCATCGTCATGGAGCACCTCGCCGGGGGGACGGTGGGCCAGCGCCTGCGCGCGCCCCAGCCCGTGCCGGTGCCGATGGCGCTGCAGTGGCTCGAGGAGGCCGCGAGCGCCCTGGACGCCGCGCACGCGGCCGAGATCGTCCACCGCGACGTCAAGCCCGGCAACCTCCTGCTCGACGAGCGCGGCCGCCTGGCGGTCGGCGACTTCGGGATCGCGTCGATCCAGGGCGAGAGCGCGCTGACGATGGCCGGCCAGGTCGTCGGCACCGCGGCGTACCTGTCCCCGGAGCAGGGGCGCGGCGAGCCTGCGACGCCCGCCTCGGACCGCTACGCGCTGGCCGTCGTCGCCTACGAGCTGCTCTGCGGCCGCCGGCCGTTCGAGGGCGACACGCCGGTCGCCCAGGTCCACCAGCACGTCCACGCCGAGCCGCCCGAGCCCGAGGGCGTCTGCGCGTCCGCCGCCGACGCGCTGCGCCACGGCCTGGCCAAGGACCCCCGCGACCGCCCGCACAGCGCCGCCGCGTTCGTGGCCGAGCTGCGCCGGTCGATCGGCGACGCGGCCGAGGCCCCGACCGCGGTCACCGCCATCTCGCCCCTGCCCGTCGAGGTCCGCGAGCCGCGCACGCCCACCCCGCGCCCGCCGCGGCGCCCGCCGGCGCCCGTCCCGGCGCCCGCCGGCCATGCGACGGGGTCTGACCCCGTCGCACCGCGGCATGCGACGGGGTCTGACCCCGAGCGGGCCGGTGGTGGGCGGCGGCTGCCGGTCCTGCTGGCCACGGCGCTGGCGCTGGGCGCCGTCGTGGCGATCGTCGCCGCGGCGCTCGGCGGAGGCGGCGGGGACGACGGCGCGACGCGGGCCGGCGACGGCGACCGGACCGCCGCGCGGACGTCGTCCTCCGAGCGCCCGCGGACCTCCTCGCGCGCCACCCAGACCCAGTCCTCCCCCGCTCCTGCCGCGGAGCCGAAGGCCGAGACCCAGGCGCAGGAGCCCGACCGCACGGCGTCGGACGGCCGCTCGCCGGCCGAGCTCAACGACGCGGGCTTCGCGCTCCTGCCCGGCGACCCGAACGCCGCCATCCCGCTGCTGCAGCGCTCCGTCACCGGCTTCCGCGAGGACGGGCGGACCTCCGAGCAGCCCTACGCCTTCGCGCTCTACAACCTGGGCTGGGCCCTGCGCCTGGCGGGGCGCCCCGACGAGGCGATCCCGTACCTCGAGGAGCGCCTCAACTACCCGGACAACACCGGCGACGCCAAGCGCGAGCTCGACCGGGCGCGCGCCGAGGCCGGCGGCGGGACGGGCGACGGCGGGGACGAGGGCGGTGCGACCGCGAACGGCACCCGGGCCGGCAAGCCCGGCAAGGGCCGCGGCCTCGCCAAGGGCTTCCGGGTCCAGGTCAAGGAGGGCTGA
- a CDS encoding bifunctional 2-polyprenyl-6-hydroxyphenol methylase/3-demethylubiquinol 3-O-methyltransferase UbiG: protein MSSQVTVDAEGTVTGNTYDKYGSTNPVVRRLMAGFERTLEELFRKAAPSTLLDVGCGEGVLTHQWAQKPGIRRIVGIDLEDATLQAAWQERQAPNLEYQVMKAENLPFADGEFELASAIEVLEHVPDPEHTVAEMARVASDHLLVSVPREPLWRMLNMARGAYLKDLGNTPGHLNHWSKRSFVELLSRHGRVVEARSPFPWTMLLVELR from the coding sequence GTGAGCTCGCAGGTCACCGTCGACGCCGAGGGCACCGTCACCGGCAACACCTACGACAAGTACGGCTCGACCAACCCGGTCGTCCGCCGGCTCATGGCGGGCTTCGAGCGCACGCTCGAGGAGCTGTTCCGCAAGGCCGCGCCGTCGACGCTGCTCGACGTGGGCTGCGGCGAGGGCGTGCTCACCCACCAGTGGGCCCAGAAGCCGGGCATCCGCCGCATCGTCGGCATCGACCTCGAGGACGCGACGCTCCAGGCCGCGTGGCAGGAGCGCCAGGCGCCGAACCTCGAGTACCAGGTCATGAAGGCCGAGAACCTGCCGTTCGCCGACGGCGAGTTCGAGCTGGCCTCCGCCATCGAGGTGCTCGAGCACGTCCCGGACCCCGAGCACACCGTGGCCGAGATGGCGCGCGTGGCGTCCGACCACCTCCTGGTCTCGGTCCCGCGCGAGCCGCTGTGGCGCATGCTCAACATGGCCCGCGGCGCCTACCTCAAGGACCTGGGCAACACCCCGGGCCACCTGAACCACTGGTCCAAGCGCTCGTTCGTCGAGCTGCTGTCCCGGCACGGCCGCGTCGTCGAGGCGCGCTCGCCGTTCCCGTGGACGATGCTGCTCGTCGAGCTGCGCTAG
- a CDS encoding glycosyltransferase family 39 protein: protein MAVDVRSLRDEAAPARAQPPAPNRAAAAVRRAAAGWSWRWGLAVGVLLVGTFVLRVWGADHGMPYAFNADENAHFVPKAIGLFGHGWNPDYFVNPPAYTYLLHIVFDVWFGGREGVSAQYASDPTEVFVVARVAAAACGTLAVWLLYLAGARLFDRRVGLLGAALLGVAFLPTFYSHLALNDVPTLAPISLALWGVAGVLRMGRLGDYAVAGLGIGLACATKYTGGIVLLPLLGATLAQFLAPEGHRPALRGLVVAGACSVLAFVVANPYAVLDWDAFMDGLNHQTTVADDALGKLGLTEENGVRYYLWTFTWGLGYVPLIAAVAGVVALFRDERRLVYVLAPAPLLFVLFMGSQERFFGRWLMPVFPIVCLLGAYFAVEAVRWAARRAPMFRPTFYAIAAVLLCGQAAVASVHIAQVLSREDTRNMTREWFVANVPVKTKVVVEPVVPDGWAQDVGDPSPLTANGNRWVKYPTSRSLLANDGTELPPPGRIVNIEDYERTLFPELVDEYVEQGYCWVVVGSTQRGRAEVEPEVVPRALAYYRELERRADVAYKASPYKKGKGPVEFNFDWSFDFYPLDYHRPGPTMWVYHLRDCA from the coding sequence GTGGCGGTTGACGTCCGTTCGCTGCGCGACGAGGCCGCACCGGCGCGCGCGCAGCCGCCGGCGCCCAACCGCGCCGCCGCGGCCGTGCGCCGGGCCGCCGCCGGCTGGAGCTGGCGCTGGGGCCTCGCGGTCGGGGTCCTGCTCGTCGGGACGTTCGTCCTGCGCGTCTGGGGCGCCGACCACGGCATGCCCTACGCGTTCAACGCCGACGAGAACGCGCACTTCGTCCCGAAGGCGATCGGGCTCTTCGGGCACGGGTGGAACCCGGACTACTTCGTCAACCCGCCCGCCTACACGTACCTGCTGCACATCGTCTTCGACGTGTGGTTCGGCGGCCGTGAGGGCGTCTCGGCCCAGTACGCCTCGGACCCCACCGAGGTCTTCGTCGTCGCGCGCGTGGCGGCGGCAGCGTGCGGGACGCTCGCGGTGTGGCTGCTGTACCTCGCCGGCGCACGGCTCTTCGACCGCCGGGTCGGCCTGCTCGGGGCGGCGCTGCTGGGCGTCGCGTTCCTGCCGACCTTCTACTCGCACCTCGCGCTCAACGACGTCCCGACGCTCGCGCCGATCTCCCTGGCGCTGTGGGGCGTCGCCGGGGTGCTGCGGATGGGGCGCCTCGGCGACTACGCCGTGGCCGGCCTCGGCATCGGCCTGGCCTGCGCGACGAAGTACACGGGCGGCATCGTCCTGCTGCCGCTGCTGGGCGCGACGCTCGCGCAGTTCCTCGCGCCGGAGGGCCACCGCCCGGCGCTGCGCGGCCTGGTCGTCGCGGGCGCGTGCTCCGTCCTGGCCTTCGTCGTGGCCAACCCGTACGCCGTCCTGGACTGGGACGCGTTCATGGACGGCCTCAACCACCAGACGACGGTGGCCGACGACGCGCTGGGCAAGCTCGGCCTGACCGAGGAGAACGGCGTCCGCTACTACCTGTGGACCTTCACGTGGGGCCTGGGCTACGTGCCGCTGATCGCGGCGGTCGCCGGCGTCGTGGCCCTGTTCCGCGACGAGCGCCGCCTGGTCTACGTCCTGGCCCCGGCGCCGCTGCTCTTCGTGCTGTTCATGGGCTCGCAGGAGCGCTTCTTCGGGCGCTGGCTCATGCCGGTCTTCCCGATCGTCTGCCTGCTCGGCGCGTACTTCGCGGTCGAGGCGGTGCGCTGGGCGGCACGCCGCGCGCCGATGTTCCGCCCGACGTTCTACGCCATCGCGGCGGTCCTGCTCTGTGGCCAGGCGGCCGTCGCCTCGGTGCACATCGCGCAGGTCCTCTCCCGCGAGGACACGCGCAACATGACCCGGGAGTGGTTCGTCGCCAACGTCCCGGTCAAGACCAAGGTCGTGGTCGAGCCGGTGGTGCCCGACGGCTGGGCGCAGGACGTCGGCGACCCGTCGCCGCTGACGGCCAACGGCAACCGCTGGGTCAAGTACCCCACGAGCCGCTCGCTGCTCGCCAACGACGGCACCGAGCTGCCGCCGCCCGGGCGCATCGTGAACATCGAGGACTACGAGCGCACGCTGTTCCCGGAGCTCGTGGACGAGTACGTCGAGCAGGGCTACTGCTGGGTCGTCGTCGGCTCCACCCAGCGCGGGCGCGCGGAGGTCGAGCCCGAGGTCGTCCCGCGGGCGCTGGCCTACTACCGCGAGCTCGAGCGCCGCGCCGACGTCGCCTACAAGGCCTCGCCGTACAAGAAGGGCAAGGGCCCCGTCGAGTTCAACTTCGACTGGTCCTTCGACTTCTACCCGCTCGACTACCACCGGCCGGGGCCGACCATGTGGGTCTACCACCTGCGCGACTGCGCCTGA
- a CDS encoding bifunctional 3,4-dihydroxy-2-butanone-4-phosphate synthase/GTP cyclohydrolase II, translating to MSAPTRTFATVEEALEDIAAGRMVVVVDDEDRENEGDLVMAAEFVTPDAINFMTRQAGGWICLALTPERCEELGLELMTLKNESAHETPFTVTIEAREGVTTGISTADQATTMLTAVDPAKGPDDIVVPGHVHPLKAKAGGVLERTGHTEASVDLARLAGCIPAGVICEIQNEDGSMARVDDLQAYCAKHGLKMITIADLIAYRRQHDRLVERVAEARMPTAFGEFTAVGYRSLVDDKHHVALVKGDVAGKEDVLVRVHSECLTGDVFHSLRCDCGQQLENALAMIETEGEGVLLYLAQEGRGIGLLNKLKAYKLQEEGYDTVDANLKLGLPADLRDYGIGAQILVDLGLTSIRILTNNPKKIHGLQGYGLSVSAQVPIDPIPNPHNEAYLRTKAERMGHTYHHQGLNLDGEMLAEEARRDAGIDE from the coding sequence ATGAGCGCACCGACCCGGACCTTCGCCACCGTCGAGGAGGCGCTGGAGGACATCGCCGCGGGCAGGATGGTCGTCGTCGTCGACGACGAGGACCGCGAGAACGAGGGCGACCTCGTCATGGCGGCCGAGTTCGTCACGCCCGACGCGATCAACTTCATGACGCGCCAGGCGGGCGGCTGGATCTGCCTCGCCCTGACCCCGGAGCGCTGCGAGGAGCTCGGCCTCGAGCTCATGACGCTGAAGAACGAGTCGGCCCACGAGACGCCGTTCACCGTCACGATCGAGGCCCGCGAGGGCGTCACCACGGGCATCTCGACCGCCGACCAGGCCACGACGATGCTCACCGCCGTCGACCCGGCCAAGGGCCCGGACGACATCGTGGTCCCCGGCCACGTGCACCCGCTCAAGGCCAAGGCCGGCGGCGTGCTCGAGCGCACGGGCCACACCGAGGCGTCGGTCGACCTCGCGCGCCTGGCGGGCTGCATCCCCGCCGGCGTGATCTGCGAGATCCAGAACGAGGACGGGTCGATGGCCCGGGTCGACGACCTCCAGGCCTACTGCGCCAAGCACGGCCTGAAGATGATCACCATCGCCGACCTCATCGCCTACCGCCGGCAGCACGACCGGCTGGTGGAGCGGGTCGCCGAGGCGCGCATGCCCACGGCGTTCGGCGAGTTCACCGCGGTCGGCTACCGGTCGCTGGTCGACGACAAGCACCACGTCGCGCTGGTCAAGGGCGACGTCGCCGGCAAGGAGGACGTGCTCGTGCGCGTGCACTCCGAGTGCCTGACGGGCGACGTCTTCCACTCGCTGCGCTGCGACTGCGGCCAGCAGCTCGAGAACGCGCTGGCGATGATCGAGACCGAGGGCGAGGGCGTGCTGCTCTACCTCGCCCAGGAGGGCCGCGGCATCGGCCTGCTCAACAAGCTCAAGGCCTACAAGCTGCAGGAGGAGGGCTACGACACCGTCGACGCCAACCTCAAGCTCGGCCTGCCGGCCGACCTGCGCGACTACGGCATCGGCGCCCAGATCCTCGTGGACCTCGGGCTGACGTCGATCCGGATCCTCACGAACAACCCCAAGAAGATCCACGGCCTGCAGGGCTACGGGCTGAGCGTCTCGGCGCAGGTGCCGATCGACCCGATCCCCAACCCGCACAACGAGGCCTACCTGCGCACGAAGGCCGAGCGGATGGGCCACACCTACCACCACCAGGGCCTGAACCTCGACGGCGAGATGCTCGCCGAGGAGGCCCGCCGCGACGCGGGGATCGACGAGTGA
- the rpmB gene encoding 50S ribosomal protein L28, giving the protein MAKVCHSCGKGPAFGNSRSHSMVATKRRFDPNLQKVRVLVGAAPRRVYVCTRCLKAGKVTKAV; this is encoded by the coding sequence ATGGCCAAGGTCTGCCACAGCTGCGGGAAGGGTCCCGCCTTCGGGAACTCCCGCAGCCACTCGATGGTCGCGACCAAGCGGCGGTTCGACCCGAACCTCCAGAAGGTCCGCGTCCTCGTCGGCGCCGCGCCGCGTCGCGTGTACGTCTGCACGCGCTGCCTCAAGGCCGGCAAGGTCACCAAGGCCGTCTAG
- a CDS encoding lipopolysaccharide biosynthesis protein has translation MASAPAGGGEDAAQPDAYARGARILSVGIATTGVFTFAYFAVGSHVLSKADYDPVAQLWTVLFLVMSVIYRPVEQLLSRTIAARRAQGLDAGSLRTPITIQAAFAALFLVAALALRGPIEDDLLDGSSALYWVLVVAALAYAASYFARGYVAGHQWFGLYGGLVLFESLSRFAFPVAVAVGIASGQTAVALGIAAAPLASLVVIPWAFARRGGGGAAAARERGDLREGAGFAGSVAVIQAAEQTLVNAGVLLVGSTVGLAGAVFNAFMITRAPLQLFQVVQTSLLPHLAGMDATADRGAFDKAIRQTVLLVVAFAGSIAVGLLAVGPWAMDLLFGEGYDYGRGGLALVAVGMGLHLTAGTLNQAALARGRAAQAAGIWALAAVVFVVWMLVGVIDDEVLRAEAGYPVAAGLLCALLWRLDRRAYS, from the coding sequence GTGGCGAGCGCGCCGGCGGGCGGCGGCGAGGACGCCGCCCAGCCCGACGCCTACGCGCGCGGCGCGCGCATCCTGTCGGTCGGCATCGCGACGACCGGCGTCTTCACCTTCGCGTACTTCGCGGTGGGCTCGCACGTCCTCTCCAAGGCCGACTACGACCCCGTCGCGCAGCTGTGGACCGTGCTGTTCCTGGTCATGTCGGTCATCTACCGGCCGGTCGAGCAGCTGCTGTCGCGCACGATCGCCGCACGCCGGGCCCAGGGTCTGGACGCCGGCTCGCTGCGCACGCCGATCACGATCCAGGCGGCGTTCGCGGCGCTGTTCCTCGTCGCGGCGCTCGCCCTGCGCGGCCCGATCGAGGACGACCTGCTCGACGGCTCCTCGGCGCTGTACTGGGTGCTCGTCGTCGCCGCCCTGGCCTACGCGGCCTCGTACTTCGCCCGCGGCTACGTCGCGGGCCACCAGTGGTTCGGGCTCTACGGCGGGCTCGTGCTCTTCGAGTCGCTCTCGCGCTTCGCGTTCCCGGTGGCGGTGGCGGTCGGCATCGCCTCCGGCCAGACGGCCGTCGCCCTGGGCATCGCGGCCGCGCCGCTGGCCTCGCTGGTGGTCATCCCGTGGGCGTTCGCGCGCCGGGGCGGTGGCGGCGCGGCGGCGGCGCGCGAGCGCGGCGACCTGCGCGAGGGCGCGGGCTTCGCGGGGTCGGTGGCCGTCATCCAGGCCGCCGAGCAGACGCTGGTCAACGCCGGCGTCCTGCTCGTGGGCTCCACCGTCGGCCTCGCCGGCGCGGTGTTCAACGCGTTCATGATCACCCGGGCGCCCCTCCAGCTCTTCCAGGTCGTGCAGACCTCGCTGCTGCCCCACCTCGCGGGGATGGACGCCACCGCCGACCGCGGCGCGTTCGACAAGGCCATCCGCCAGACCGTCCTGCTCGTCGTCGCGTTCGCGGGCTCCATCGCGGTCGGGCTGCTCGCCGTCGGGCCGTGGGCGATGGACCTGCTGTTCGGCGAGGGCTACGACTACGGCCGCGGCGGCCTGGCGCTCGTCGCCGTCGGCATGGGCCTGCACCTCACCGCCGGAACCCTCAACCAGGCGGCGCTGGCCCGCGGGCGCGCGGCGCAGGCCGCGGGCATCTGGGCGCTGGCGGCGGTCGTCTTCGTGGTGTGGATGCTCGTCGGCGTGATCGACGACGAGGTCCTGCGCGCGGAGGCCGGCTACCCCGTGGCAGCCGGCCTGCTGTGCGCGCTGCTGTGGCGGCTGGACCGCCGCGCCTACTCGTAG
- the ribD gene encoding bifunctional diaminohydroxyphosphoribosylaminopyrimidine deaminase/5-amino-6-(5-phosphoribosylamino)uracil reductase RibD, with translation MLRTETDHLHLARAIELAERGLGRVTPNPVVGAVVVQDGEVVGEGWHERFGGPHAERAAIGACGDRDLAGATIYVSLEPCCHHGKTPPCTDAIVEAGIKRVVVAADDPTEKASGRGLGILRDEGITVDVAGGELAAKARLQNQAFRKHARTGRPWVLFKSAMTLDGKVATRTGDSKWISGEGSRAVSHRWRSTVDAVVVGIGTALADDPQLTARIPDVHRQPRRVVFDATGRLPLDSKLVSEAPELPLTVVVSRAAPRSATDALESAGADLIVAAGENEPARVRSALDQLGEAGVTSLLLEGGPHLAGAFLDAGEIDEVRLFLAPLLLGGAAARDPLEGEGVERIGDALRALTLECERSDEDVLIRARLREW, from the coding sequence GTGCTCCGGACCGAGACCGACCACCTCCACCTCGCGCGCGCCATCGAGCTCGCCGAGCGTGGGCTCGGCCGCGTCACGCCGAACCCCGTCGTCGGGGCCGTCGTGGTCCAGGACGGCGAGGTCGTGGGGGAGGGCTGGCACGAGCGCTTCGGCGGCCCGCACGCCGAGCGCGCCGCCATCGGCGCGTGCGGCGACCGCGACCTGGCTGGCGCGACGATCTACGTCTCGCTCGAGCCCTGCTGCCACCACGGCAAGACGCCGCCGTGCACCGACGCGATCGTCGAGGCCGGCATCAAGCGCGTCGTCGTCGCGGCGGACGACCCGACGGAGAAGGCCTCGGGCCGCGGCCTCGGGATCCTGCGCGACGAGGGCATCACCGTCGACGTGGCGGGCGGGGAGCTCGCCGCCAAGGCGCGGCTGCAGAACCAGGCCTTCCGCAAGCACGCGCGCACCGGGCGCCCGTGGGTGCTCTTCAAGTCGGCGATGACGCTCGACGGCAAGGTCGCGACCCGCACGGGCGACTCGAAGTGGATCTCCGGCGAGGGCTCGCGCGCCGTCTCGCACCGCTGGCGCTCCACCGTCGACGCGGTCGTGGTGGGCATCGGCACGGCGCTGGCCGACGACCCGCAGCTCACCGCGCGCATCCCGGACGTCCACCGCCAGCCGCGGCGCGTCGTGTTCGACGCCACGGGCCGCCTGCCGCTGGACTCCAAGCTCGTCTCCGAGGCCCCGGAGCTCCCGCTCACCGTCGTCGTCTCGCGTGCCGCGCCGCGCAGCGCGACGGACGCGCTGGAGTCCGCCGGGGCCGACCTCATCGTCGCCGCCGGCGAGAACGAGCCTGCGCGCGTGCGCTCGGCGCTCGACCAGCTCGGCGAGGCCGGCGTCACGTCGCTGCTGCTCGAGGGCGGCCCGCACCTGGCGGGCGCCTTCCTCGACGCCGGCGAGATCGACGAGGTCCGCCTCTTCCTCGCGCCGCTGCTGCTCGGCGGGGCCGCCGCGCGCGACCCGCTCGAGGGCGAGGGCGTCGAGCGCATCGGCGACGCGCTGCGGGCCCTGACCCTCGAGTGCGAGCGCTCGGACGAGGACGTCCTCATCCGCGCCCGGCTGCGGGAGTGGTGA